In Vigna unguiculata cultivar IT97K-499-35 chromosome 3, ASM411807v1, whole genome shotgun sequence, a single genomic region encodes these proteins:
- the LOC114179177 gene encoding uncharacterized protein LOC114179177, with protein sequence MGEKESEKVIWEPMRTPSATLIAPTAHHRNIPKLLVILVVFVSVTYVVYTLKLISTSHACHHFLFPTATFSKTVPTVNATSTVTVPAVPSLLRRESRETISDDRTDLRHVVFGIAASAKLWEQRKNYIKLWYRPREMRGVVWLDEKVKLGKDSDALPPVRISGDTERFHYTNKQGHRSAIRISRIVAETLRLGLKDVRWFVMGDDDTVFVTENLIRVLRKYDHNQFYYIGSLSESHLQNIYFSYNMAYGGGGFAISYPLAKALYKMQDRCIQRYPGLYGSDDRMQACMAELGVPLTKETGFHQYDVYGNLFGLLASHPVTPLVSLHHLDVVEPIFPNVTRLQALQRLTIPMKLDSAGLMQQSICYDKLKSWTVSVSWGFAVQIFRGVFSPREIEMPSRTFLNWYRRADYTAYAFNTRPVSRNPCQKPFVFYFSNAKYSSAMEQIVSEYERHRVPHPECRWKMDDPAALDKVEVYKKPDPNLWNRAPRRNCCRVRRTKEKGKMVIDVGMCRDGEVSET encoded by the exons ATGGGTGAGAAAGAGTCGGAGAAAGTAATTTGGGAACCGATGAGAACCCCTTCTGCCACTCTCATTGCACCAACAGCACACCACCGAAACATACCAAAGCTTTTAGTCATTCTCGTCGTCTTTGTCTCCGTCACCTACGTCGTCTACACGCTCAAGCTCATCTCAACCTCACACGCATGCCACCACTTTTTATTCCCCACCGCCACCTTCTCCAAAACCGTTCCCACCGTCAATGCCACCTCTACCGTCACCGTCCCAGCCGTACCCTCCCTTCTCCGACGGGAGTCCCGCGAAACCATCTCCGACGACCGGACGGACCTCCGCCACGTGGTGTTCGGAATCGCCGCGTCGGCGAAGCTCTGGGAGCAGAGGAAGAACTACATCAAGCTCTGGTACCGTCCGCGGGAGATGCGCGGCGTGGTGTGGCTCGACGAGAAGGTGAAATTGGGGAAGGATAGCGATGCGCTGCCGCCGGTTAGAATCTCCGGCGACACCGAGAGGTTCCATTACACCAACAAGCAGGGGCACCGGTCCGCCATCAGGATCTCGCGGATCGTGGCGGAGACGCTGCGGCTGGGGTTAAAGGATGTGCGGTGGTTCGTGATGGGCGACGACGACACCGTTTTCGTGACCGAAAACCTAATTCGCGTTCTGAGGAAATACGATCACAATCAGTTCTACTACATTGGGAGTTTGTCGGAGAGTCACTTGCAGAACATTTACTTCTCTTACAACATGGCTTACGGTGGAGGAGGTTTTGCAATTAGTTACCCTCTCGCTAAGGCTCTGTACAAAATGCAGGACCGCTGCATTCAGCGTTACCCGGGTCTCTATGGTTCCGACGATAGAATGCAAGCGTGTATGGCCGAACTCGGTGTTCCACTCACAAAGGAAACCGGTTTTCACCAG TACGATGTGTATGGAAACCTGTTTGGGCTTCTGGCATCTCATCCGGTGACTCCATTGGTGTCACTGCACCACCTTGATGTGGTTGAGCCAATCTTCCCCAACGTGACCCGATTGCAAGCCCTTCAACGGTTGACTATACCAATGAAGCTTGACTCGGCAGGGCTGATGCAGCAATCCATCTGCTACGACAAATTAAAAAGCTGGACTGTTTCCGTTTCGTGGGGTTTTGCTGTTCAGATATTTCGTGGTGTATTTTCACCACGAGAGATAGAAATGCCTTCCAGAACATTCTTGAATTGGTATCGAAGAGCAGATTACACTGCATATGCATTCAACACCCGTCCAGTTAGCCGAAATCCATGCCAGAAGCCTTTTGTATTTTACTTTTCCAACGCAAAATACAGTTCTGCAATGGAACAAATAGTGAGCGAATATGAAAGGCACCGTGTTCCTCACCCGGAATGCAGGTGGAAGATGGATGATCCTGCTGCTCTTGACAAAGTGGAGGTATACAAGAAGCCAGATCCCAATCTGTGGAATAGA GCTCCGAGGAGAAACTGTTGCAGAGTGAGGAGGACGAAGGAGAAAGGGAAGATGGTGATAGATGTGGGTATGTGCAGAGATGGTGAGGTAAGCGAGACATAA
- the LOC114177868 gene encoding homeobox protein BEL1 homolog: MMARQLCEEKSKDMGSSTGLFYPDVSSNSPTLQPHLMNHIQGFVTDPEMFNLTTGMEMIGFSKNLNPHSESNGVMWKSFFAKPSQHAGPSSSKTMNESSCNFYNQHEYSNKQDFTSGISETSSENLIVGGAHDSAPWQENRLMLDDSSLRCVFPCEGNERPSQGLSLSLSSTNPSSIGLQSFELRQTNHHQHLSDFVSRDGYFGKSVNAQQQQQMLQDGYVSPNKAANIYQGHFLIKNSKFLVPAQLLLNEFCSLGTKENDVQKQKQSLKNKAWEEGNNGGGSSKNHSLGSLEFVELQKRKTRLLSMLEEVDRRYKHYCNQMKAVVSSFEAVAGNGAATVYSALALRAMSRHFRCLKDGIMEQIQATRKAMGEKDPVAPGTTRGETPRLKIIDQSLRQQRAFQQISMMETHPWRPQRGLPERSVSVLRAWLFEHFLHPYPSDVDKHILARQTGLSRSQVSNWFINARVRLWKPMVEEMYLEEEKEQQNDVASSEGGGTEGDQKPTQARLLRIDSEMSSMVSNTEHKNDGKSGKSVENENEMNERNHPAEAFGSVELEFSSYVQQSSGVVGYDGENGGGVSLTLGLQQQGESGVSLAFPPATQSSMFYPRDQIEECQTVEYSLLDGEGQNMPYRNLMGTQLLHDLV, encoded by the exons ATGATGGCTCGACAATTATGTGAAGAGAAATCCAAGGACATGGGTTCGTCAACCGGGTTGTTCTACCCCGATGTGTCATCGAACAGCCCAACTCTCCAACCCCATCTCATGAACCACATCCAAGGCTTTGTGACCGACCCAGAGATGTTCAACCTCACCACTGGCATGGAGATGATAGGGTTTTCCAAGAATCTCAATCCACACAGTGAAAGCAACGGGGTCATGTGGAAAAGTTTCTTCGCCAAACCAAGTCAACACGCGGGTCCTTCCTCTTCCAAAACTATGAACGAGTCTTCTTGCAATTTTTATAACCAGCATGAGTATAGTAATAAGCAAGACTTCACATCAGGGATTTCTGAAACAAGTAGCGAGAATTTAATAGTCGGTGGCGCCCATGATTCTGCCCCGTGGCAAGAGAACAGGTTAATGCTAGATGATTCTTCCTTAAGGTGCGTGTTCCCCTGTGAAGGTAACGAAAGGCCCAGTCAAGGCCTTTCACTCTCTCTCAGTTCAACCAACCCTTCAAGTATTGGGTTGCAGTCTTTCGAGCTAAGACAAACAAACCATCATCAGCATCTTTCTGATTTTGTTTCAAGAGACGGGTATTTTGGAAAATCGGTCAATGCTCAACAGCAGCAACAAATGTTGCAAGACGGGTACGTGAGTCCTAACAAAGCTGCGAATATTTACCAGGGGCATTTTCTGATCAAGAACTCCAAGTTCTTGGTGCCTGCACAGCTCCTTCTGAACGAGTTTTGTAGTCTGGGAACAAAGGAAAATGATGTGCAAAAGCAGAAGCAGTCTCTGAAGAACAAGGCGTGGGAAGAGGGTAACAACGGTGGTGGTTCCTCAAAGAACCATTCTCTTGGCTCTCTAGAGTTCGTGGAGTTGCAGAAGAGAAAGACAAGGCTGCTATCGATGCTGGAAGAG GTTGATAGAAGATACAAACATTACTGTAACCAAATGAAGGCTGTGGTCTCCTCCTTTGAAGCAGTGGCGGGTAACGGGGCAGCCACAGTTTACTCGGCTTTGGCTCTGAGAGCCATGTCTCGCCATTTTAGGTGTCTGAAAGATGGAATCATGGAACAAATTCAAGCCACCAGAAAAGCTATGGGAGAGAAAGATCCCGTTGCACCAGGCACGACAAGGGGCGAAACACCCAGGCTTAAAATCATTGACCAATCACTCAGACAACAAAGGGCCTTTCAACAGATTAGCATGATGGAAACCCATCCCTGGAGACCTCAACGTGGCCTTCCCGAACGATCCGTTTCGGTTCTTCGGGCTTGGCTTTTCGAGCACTTTCTTCATCC GTACCCAAGTGATGTCGATAAACACATCCTAGCCCGCCAAACCGGTCTCTCCAGAAGTCAG GTTTCGAATTGGTTTATCAACGCGAGGGTGAGGCTGTGGAAGCCGATGGTGGAGGAgatgtacttggaagaagagaaGGAGCAGCAAAACGACGTAGCATCGTCGGAGGGAGGAGGCACCGAGGGGGATCAGAAGCCGACGCAGGCTCGGCTGCTCCGAATTGACTCAGAGATGTCGTCGATGGTGAGCAACACGGAGCACAAAAACGACGGCAAGAGCGGGAAAAGCGTCGAAAACGAGAACGAAATGAATGAGAGGAACCATCCGGCGGAGGCGTTCGGGTCGGTGGAGCTTGAGTTTTCGTCATACGTGCAGCAGTCGTCCGGCGTGGTTGGTTACGATGGTGAGAACGGTGGGGGCGTGTCGTTGACGCTAGGGTTACAGCAGCAGGGTGAAAGCGGGGTGAGTTTAGCGTTCCCGCCAGCGACTCAAAGCTCGATGTTCTACCCACGGGACCAGATAGAAGAGTGTCAAACAGTTGAGTACTCTCTTTTGGACGGCGAAGGACAAAACATGCCGTATAGGAATCTCATGGGGACACAATTGCTCCATGATTTGGTATGA